The Pseudomonas azadiae genome includes a window with the following:
- a CDS encoding alpha-hydroxy acid oxidase, whose product MSLMTTIEDLRRLAQKRVPRMFYDYADSGSWTESTYRANESDFASIKFRQRVARNIDERSIRATMIGQDMAMPVALAPTGLAGMQHADGEILTARAAAAFGLRYTLSTMSICSLEDIAEHVGKPFWFQLYVMRDRAFIEQLIERAKAAGVDALVLTLDLQILGQRHKDLINGLSAPPKLTLPNILNMATKPRWVMGMLGTRRRGFGNIVGHVKGVADMSSLSSWTAQQFDPRLSWDDVEWIKKCWGGKLIIKGILDVEDAHLAANSGADALVVSNHGGRQLDGAPSSISQLPAIVDAVGERIEVWLDGGIRSGQDVLKAMALGAKGTMIGRAHLYGLGAMGEAGVTKALDIIARELEVSMALCGYNDIRDVNREILLPGTFPETVYRAKKS is encoded by the coding sequence ATGTCGTTGATGACCACCATCGAAGATTTACGCAGGCTGGCGCAAAAACGTGTCCCACGGATGTTCTACGACTACGCCGATTCCGGCTCCTGGACTGAAAGCACCTACCGCGCCAATGAAAGCGATTTTGCCAGCATCAAATTCCGCCAGCGGGTGGCGCGCAATATCGATGAACGATCGATCCGCGCCACGATGATCGGCCAGGACATGGCCATGCCGGTGGCCCTGGCGCCGACCGGGTTGGCCGGCATGCAGCACGCCGACGGCGAGATCCTCACCGCCCGCGCCGCTGCCGCGTTTGGCCTGCGTTACACCTTGTCGACCATGAGCATCTGCTCCCTGGAAGACATCGCCGAGCACGTCGGCAAGCCCTTCTGGTTTCAGCTGTATGTGATGCGCGACCGCGCGTTTATCGAGCAGTTGATCGAGCGCGCCAAGGCTGCCGGTGTGGATGCGCTGGTGCTGACCCTCGACCTGCAGATCCTCGGGCAACGCCACAAAGACCTGATCAACGGCCTGTCGGCACCGCCCAAACTGACTTTGCCGAATATCCTTAACATGGCCACCAAGCCACGCTGGGTGATGGGCATGCTCGGCACCCGGCGCCGTGGCTTCGGCAATATCGTCGGGCATGTCAAAGGGGTGGCCGACATGAGTTCACTGTCTTCCTGGACCGCCCAGCAGTTCGACCCGCGCTTGAGTTGGGACGATGTGGAGTGGATCAAGAAGTGCTGGGGCGGCAAGTTGATCATCAAGGGCATCCTTGATGTGGAAGATGCGCACCTGGCCGCCAATTCCGGCGCCGACGCATTGGTGGTCAGCAACCACGGTGGGCGCCAACTGGATGGCGCGCCGTCGAGCATCAGCCAACTGCCGGCGATTGTGGATGCGGTGGGCGAGCGCATTGAGGTGTGGCTTGATGGTGGCATTCGTTCCGGCCAGGACGTGCTCAAGGCGATGGCCCTGGGTGCCAAAGGCACCATGATCGGCCGCGCGCACCTGTATGGCTTGGGTGCGATGGGCGAGGCAGGCGTGACCAAGGCACTTGACATCATCGCCCGTGAGTTGGAAGTGTCGATGGCGCTGTGTGGGTATAACGATATACGCGATGTGAATCGCGAGATTTTGTTGCCGGGTACCTTTCCCGAAACGGTTTACCGAGCAAAAAAATCGTAA
- a CDS encoding type 1 glutamine amidotransferase domain-containing protein → MSAQLNGKKILIITSNTGIERDELLKPLEALRGFGATVTHGSSKGGTTQTFVGDTEKDQTVESDVQLSDVVSKDFDALVIPGGTVNADTLRQDAAALRLIKDFAEAGKPIAAICHGPWALIDAGVVKGKTLTSYKSVRIDLENAGAAGWVDAEVKLCTANGWTLITSRTPDDLPAFNEAIAKALAG, encoded by the coding sequence ATGAGTGCGCAACTCAACGGGAAGAAAATCCTGATCATCACGTCCAACACCGGCATCGAGCGCGATGAATTGCTCAAGCCTCTGGAAGCGCTACGCGGTTTTGGCGCCACCGTGACCCATGGCTCCAGCAAAGGCGGGACCACCCAGACCTTTGTCGGCGACACCGAAAAGGACCAGACCGTGGAGTCCGACGTGCAACTGTCGGATGTGGTCAGCAAGGACTTTGACGCCCTGGTTATCCCAGGCGGGACGGTCAATGCCGACACCTTGCGTCAGGATGCAGCGGCGCTGCGCCTGATCAAGGACTTCGCCGAAGCCGGCAAGCCCATTGCTGCCATCTGCCATGGCCCGTGGGCGCTGATCGATGCCGGCGTGGTCAAGGGCAAGACGCTGACCTCCTACAAGAGTGTTCGCATTGACCTGGAAAACGCCGGCGCCGCCGGTTGGGTCGATGCCGAGGTCAAGCTGTGCACGGCCAATGGCTGGACGTTGATCACCTCGCGCACCCCGGACGATCTGCCGGCGTTCAACGAGGCGATTGCCAAGGCACTGGCTGGCTGA
- a CDS encoding alpha/beta hydrolase has protein sequence MPSRFLSRLSLRWFPLVCMALLIVGLPVGCAVLQHKERELVFRIEPGTASWYSGLPKAVQEFELKPASFKSGQTIHGWWYPADNKDAPAILYLHGVRWNLTGQLFRIEQLHALGYSVLAFDYRGFGDSHGELPSETTVYEDARIAWERFQVLQPDPGKRLIYGHSLGGAVAIDLAAELGRQTPLPVRGLVIESTFTSLADVATAVANTSLPVRWLLSQKFDSIDKIADIHMPLLVVHGLDDRYVPPRFSQQLFEAAREPKRLLLVPGASHNNSMSLAGRSYGQALDKLMQVKMPPRVVTHSTGRSGDS, from the coding sequence ATGCCCTCTCGTTTTCTCTCGCGCCTGAGCCTGCGCTGGTTTCCCCTGGTGTGCATGGCCTTGTTGATCGTCGGCCTGCCGGTGGGGTGCGCCGTGCTGCAACACAAGGAGCGTGAACTGGTGTTTCGCATCGAACCGGGCACCGCCAGCTGGTACAGCGGCTTGCCCAAGGCCGTGCAGGAATTTGAACTGAAACCGGCCAGTTTCAAGTCAGGGCAGACGATTCATGGATGGTGGTACCCGGCGGACAACAAGGACGCACCCGCCATCCTCTACCTGCACGGCGTACGCTGGAACCTGACCGGGCAGTTGTTTCGCATCGAGCAATTGCATGCCCTGGGCTACTCGGTTCTGGCCTTCGACTATCGCGGCTTCGGCGATAGCCACGGCGAGCTGCCGTCGGAAACCACCGTATACGAAGACGCGCGCATCGCCTGGGAGCGGTTTCAGGTGCTGCAACCTGACCCCGGCAAACGCCTGATCTACGGGCATTCCCTGGGCGGCGCGGTGGCCATCGACCTGGCTGCCGAGCTGGGCAGGCAAACGCCGCTGCCGGTGCGCGGGCTGGTGATCGAATCGACCTTTACTTCGCTGGCGGATGTGGCCACGGCGGTGGCGAACACCTCGTTGCCGGTGCGCTGGCTGCTGTCGCAAAAGTTCGATTCGATCGACAAGATTGCCGACATCCATATGCCACTACTGGTGGTCCACGGGCTGGACGACCGCTATGTGCCGCCGCGTTTCAGCCAGCAACTGTTTGAGGCCGCCCGGGAACCCAAACGGCTTTTATTGGTGCCGGGTGCCAGCCATAACAACAGCATGAGTCTGGCCGGTCGCAGTTATGGCCAGGCGCTGGACAAGCTGATGCAAGTGAAGATGCCGCCCCGGGTTGTGACGCACTCCACAGGCCGTAGCGGCGACTCGTAA
- a CDS encoding DUF72 domain-containing protein, producing MTAPLYVGCAGWSLPREAWPAFTGEGTHLQRYASRFNAVEINSSFYRPHLAKTYERWAQSVPATFRFSVKVPKRITHELRLQRCETALDEFLAQCVQLGAKLGCLLVQLPPSLHFEPVVASVFFRALRQRFTGDVVLEPRHPSWLAAEGLLQDLQIGRVAADPPVIETGDAPAGWQGVRYWRLHGTPRIYHSAYGPERVQALSRLLTRSVQDGIPTWCIFDNTASGHATSDALSLLDLYAQHFQP from the coding sequence TTGACCGCACCGCTCTACGTGGGGTGTGCCGGCTGGAGTCTGCCGCGTGAGGCCTGGCCAGCCTTTACCGGCGAGGGTACGCATTTGCAGCGCTACGCTTCACGCTTCAATGCGGTGGAAATTAACAGTTCGTTTTATCGCCCCCACTTGGCCAAGACCTATGAGCGCTGGGCGCAATCGGTGCCGGCGACATTTCGTTTTTCGGTCAAGGTGCCCAAGCGCATCACCCACGAATTGCGCTTGCAGCGCTGCGAAACGGCGCTGGATGAGTTTCTTGCCCAATGCGTGCAATTGGGCGCAAAGCTTGGCTGCCTGCTGGTGCAGTTACCGCCTTCGTTGCACTTCGAACCGGTGGTGGCCAGCGTTTTTTTCAGAGCGTTACGCCAGCGCTTTACCGGCGATGTGGTGCTCGAACCGCGTCATCCGAGCTGGTTGGCCGCTGAGGGCCTGCTGCAGGACTTGCAGATAGGCCGCGTGGCCGCCGACCCGCCGGTGATCGAGACGGGCGACGCGCCGGCCGGCTGGCAGGGCGTGCGGTATTGGCGCCTGCATGGAACGCCGCGTATTTACCACAGTGCTTATGGGCCGGAACGGGTGCAGGCCTTGTCGCGGCTGTTGACCCGGTCCGTGCAGGACGGCATTCCCACTTGGTGCATCTTCGATAACACCGCCAGCGGCCATGCCACGTCCGATGCCTTGTCCCTACTCGACCTCTATGCGCAACACTTCCAGCCCTAA
- a CDS encoding DNA methylase, with protein sequence MAKAISASELGIELQREDDASLFKWFIASFLMGKRIQAPIAAQAYKVIVEEQGCDTARKLQHCTSRELVAMLGRAHYVRYDETTAQRLLDLSAKLNAEYAGRITRIRSASDSRQAFEKRLAEFDGVGPKTIEIFMRDAAKVLF encoded by the coding sequence ATGGCCAAGGCTATTTCGGCGTCCGAGCTGGGCATAGAGCTTCAGCGCGAAGATGACGCCAGCCTGTTCAAGTGGTTTATCGCCAGTTTCCTGATGGGTAAGCGAATCCAGGCGCCGATTGCCGCGCAGGCCTACAAGGTGATCGTTGAAGAGCAGGGTTGCGACACCGCGCGCAAATTGCAGCACTGCACGTCGCGTGAGTTGGTGGCCATGCTCGGCCGCGCGCATTACGTGCGTTATGACGAGACCACGGCGCAACGCCTGCTCGACCTCAGCGCCAAGCTGAACGCCGAATACGCGGGCAGGATCACCCGGATCCGCAGCGCCAGCGATAGCCGTCAAGCCTTTGAAAAGCGCCTGGCGGAGTTTGACGGAGTCGGGCCCAAGACCATCGAGATTTTCATGCGCGATGCCGCCAAGGTGCTGTTTTGA
- a CDS encoding hemerythrin domain-containing protein, whose translation MNAIDLLIADHERVKALLTQLSESTERGVKKRTELLAKLEMEITLHTKLEEEILYPAFRKAGGKEQDIMYHEAKEEHRTVDSLVLPDLKQTDPSTTEFSGRVKVVKELLEHHIEEEESEMFPQAKKLLGKAQLEELGAEMEAMKAAYKKSLSAKPMAA comes from the coding sequence ATGAATGCCATTGACCTGCTCATCGCCGACCACGAACGCGTGAAGGCCCTGTTGACTCAATTGAGCGAGTCCACCGAACGCGGGGTTAAAAAACGTACTGAGCTGCTGGCCAAGCTGGAGATGGAAATCACGCTGCACACCAAGCTTGAAGAAGAAATCCTCTACCCGGCTTTCCGCAAAGCCGGCGGCAAGGAACAGGACATCATGTACCACGAAGCCAAGGAAGAGCACCGTACCGTGGACTCGCTGGTACTGCCGGACCTGAAGCAGACCGACCCGTCCACCACCGAGTTCTCGGGCCGCGTCAAAGTGGTCAAGGAGCTGCTTGAGCACCATATCGAAGAAGAGGAAAGCGAGATGTTCCCACAGGCTAAAAAGTTGCTGGGCAAGGCGCAGCTCGAAGAGCTGGGTGCCGAAATGGAAGCCATGAAAGCGGCGTATAAGAAGTCGCTTTCGGCCAAGCCAATGGCGGCTTGA
- a CDS encoding DUF4142 domain-containing protein, with protein sequence MTTKLMKQMGLTFALVAGSISVAMAATSNDFVDGAAQSGITEIEAGKLALQKSGSADVKSFAQHMIDDHTKTNQELMALAKKHDLEVPDDAALMDKAKKAILEMRDESFDKAYANNQVNAHEQAVELFKKESTSSDNAELKAFASEKLPTLEQHLQKAKELQSKYAK encoded by the coding sequence ATGACTACCAAGCTGATGAAACAGATGGGCCTGACTTTCGCACTGGTCGCCGGTTCGATTTCCGTCGCCATGGCGGCCACCTCCAATGACTTCGTCGACGGGGCTGCGCAAAGCGGTATCACCGAAATCGAAGCCGGCAAGCTCGCGCTGCAAAAGAGCGGCTCGGCTGACGTGAAAAGTTTCGCCCAGCACATGATTGATGACCACACCAAAACCAACCAGGAGCTGATGGCGCTGGCCAAGAAACACGATCTGGAAGTGCCGGACGACGCCGCCCTGATGGACAAGGCCAAGAAAGCCATCCTCGAAATGCGCGACGAATCGTTCGACAAGGCCTACGCCAACAACCAGGTCAACGCCCATGAACAGGCGGTCGAACTGTTCAAGAAAGAGTCCACTTCGTCGGACAACGCCGAACTGAAGGCTTTCGCCAGCGAGAAGCTGCCGACCCTGGAACAGCACCTGCAAAAAGCCAAGGAGCTGCAAAGCAAGTACGCCAAGTAA
- a CDS encoding contact-dependent growth inhibition system immunity protein, protein MNQDFPELQQFLAGFFNQDWIDDHKKADDVIDFFISESSEDTLLEVQAELDKLMRSGKTEQELEDYLLSDIGCYYYYRSEWPDGITWLRHVISILKNATSSNGKL, encoded by the coding sequence ATGAATCAAGACTTTCCCGAATTACAGCAGTTTCTTGCTGGCTTCTTCAATCAAGACTGGATTGATGACCACAAAAAAGCGGACGACGTTATTGATTTTTTCATCTCCGAATCTTCTGAAGATACGTTATTAGAAGTGCAAGCAGAACTAGATAAGCTGATGCGCAGCGGAAAGACAGAACAAGAGCTTGAAGATTACTTACTCAGCGATATCGGCTGCTACTATTATTATCGCAGCGAATGGCCCGACGGAATAACTTGGTTGAGGCATGTTATATCAATCCTCAAAAACGCAACCTCATCAAATGGAAAACTCTGA
- a CDS encoding DeoR/GlpR family DNA-binding transcription regulator: protein MQSTHQAIDLPSLRKQKILLLLERDGKVNAAHLVEHFAVSADTIRRDLGELAAAGLLQRVHGGALPRPKDTGKDFFTRVGETNEAKRRLARLAAERVEDGQIVMFDSGSTTLQIAQSLPRSIRLTVVTTSPMIAIALADHSDVKVILTGGQLNPATLSTSGHETVRLIQSIKADLLFTGVCALHPQVGISSLHFDEVAVKQALLDSASHVVAVTLADKLGAVEPFVVAPCSRIHTLITEWHVPSVQAYEQLGLEVLRIEVE from the coding sequence ATGCAAAGCACCCATCAAGCCATCGACTTGCCTTCCTTGCGCAAGCAAAAGATCCTGTTGCTGTTGGAACGCGACGGCAAAGTCAACGCCGCGCACTTGGTGGAACACTTTGCCGTGTCCGCGGACACCATCCGCCGCGACCTCGGCGAACTCGCCGCCGCCGGGCTGTTGCAGCGTGTACACGGCGGCGCCCTGCCGCGGCCCAAGGACACCGGCAAAGACTTCTTCACCCGTGTCGGCGAAACCAACGAAGCCAAGCGCCGCCTTGCCCGGCTGGCGGCCGAGCGCGTGGAAGATGGCCAGATTGTGATGTTCGATTCGGGGTCCACTACCTTACAGATCGCCCAGTCGCTGCCCCGCTCGATCCGCCTGACCGTGGTCACGACGTCGCCGATGATCGCCATCGCACTGGCCGACCACTCCGACGTAAAAGTGATCCTGACCGGCGGCCAGCTCAACCCGGCGACCCTGTCCACCAGCGGCCACGAAACCGTGCGCCTGATCCAGAGCATCAAGGCCGACCTGCTGTTTACCGGGGTCTGCGCCCTGCACCCGCAAGTGGGCATCAGTTCGCTGCATTTTGACGAAGTGGCGGTCAAACAGGCGTTGCTCGACAGCGCCTCCCACGTGGTGGCGGTGACCCTGGCAGACAAGCTCGGCGCGGTGGAGCCCTTCGTGGTGGCACCGTGCAGCCGCATCCACACGTTGATTACCGAGTGGCATGTGCCAAGCGTGCAAGCTTATGAGCAGTTAGGGCTGGAAGTGTTGCGCATAGAGGTCGAGTAG
- a CDS encoding PLDc N-terminal domain-containing protein, with amino-acid sequence MEIQYIWIGLAVILLLVELWAINVVLRSTGGWETKGLWLIILIFVPLFGLIAWAMFGPKREMPEHRRS; translated from the coding sequence ATGGAAATCCAATATATCTGGATTGGTTTGGCAGTGATTCTGTTGCTGGTGGAATTGTGGGCGATCAACGTTGTGTTGCGCAGCACCGGTGGCTGGGAGACCAAGGGGTTGTGGCTGATCATACTGATCTTCGTCCCATTGTTTGGCCTGATTGCCTGGGCGATGTTCGGCCCAAAACGTGAGATGCCGGAGCACCGCAGGAGCTGA
- a CDS encoding DUF3079 domain-containing protein: MAKPFPLHPKHPERICWGCDRYCAATDLACGNGADRTMHPAEMLGDDWYEHGDWGLAPEPPTADEPSAA, translated from the coding sequence ATGGCCAAGCCTTTTCCTTTGCACCCCAAACACCCCGAGCGCATCTGCTGGGGGTGTGACCGCTACTGCGCCGCAACCGACCTGGCCTGCGGCAACGGCGCCGACCGCACCATGCACCCGGCAGAGATGCTCGGTGACGACTGGTACGAACATGGCGACTGGGGGCTCGCGCCCGAGCCGCCGACTGCGGATGAGCCGTCAGCTGCCTGA
- a CDS encoding RNase A-like domain-containing protein, whose amino-acid sequence MPTRSVGTIDRATAEREVSTVLDENKAKIDKLLKGTSNQTVITQKTKHPVGTSFKKNSKTEVLERKFT is encoded by the coding sequence ATTCCCACGCGGAGCGTTGGAACGATCGATAGAGCAACAGCGGAGCGGGAGGTATCGACCGTACTGGACGAAAATAAAGCAAAAATCGATAAGCTTTTAAAAGGAACAAGTAATCAAACCGTCATCACTCAAAAAACCAAACACCCCGTAGGCACAAGCTTTAAAAAGAACAGCAAAACAGAGGTTCTGGAAAGGAAATTTACCTGA
- a CDS encoding NUDIX domain-containing protein encodes MDNSSVRITAEETLSENWYLLKKYSFDLRRRDGSWQAQTREVYDRGNGATILLYNRAQRTVLLIRQFRMPTFVNDYHGYLIEAAAGLLDNASPEERIRLEAEEETGYRVGHVEKVYAAFMSPGSVTERIHFFIGEYQPGDRVGTGGGLAEEGEDIEVLELGFEQALGMVQGGEIVDGKTIMLLQHLELRMLKEGW; translated from the coding sequence ATGGACAACAGCTCCGTTCGCATTACCGCCGAAGAAACCCTCTCGGAAAACTGGTACCTGCTGAAAAAATACAGCTTCGACCTGCGCCGCCGCGACGGCAGTTGGCAAGCCCAGACCCGCGAGGTGTACGACCGCGGCAACGGCGCGACCATCCTGCTGTACAACCGCGCACAGCGCACGGTGTTGTTGATTCGCCAGTTCCGCATGCCCACCTTCGTCAATGACTACCACGGGTACCTGATCGAAGCCGCAGCCGGGTTGCTCGACAATGCCAGCCCCGAGGAACGCATCCGCCTGGAAGCGGAAGAGGAAACCGGCTACCGCGTGGGGCATGTGGAGAAGGTCTATGCGGCGTTCATGAGCCCAGGCTCGGTGACGGAGCGGATTCACTTTTTCATCGGTGAATACCAGCCTGGGGATCGGGTTGGAACCGGTGGCGGGCTGGCGGAAGAGGGGGAAGATATCGAGGTGCTGGAGCTGGGTTTCGAGCAGGCGTTGGGGATGGTGCAGGGCGGTGAGATTGTGGATGGAAAGACCATCATGCTGCTGCAGCATTTGGAGTTGCGGATGCTTAAAGAGGGATGGTGA